The nucleotide window ACCATGTGTGAGGTTGTAAATTGTTCAGTCCATTGTAACAATTACTTTAATATTTGATTATTTCAagggtttatatatatatataacataattaatattttatatattataattatattatatatataatataattaaaaaatatatatatatataatagggTATACATTTTTGCAATTATATATAGGtattatatttcaagtaatttttgaagatgtacatgattttggaTCAGGTTCCATCTGGTAATCCATCTTATATTTTTTCAAATAGACCACACGGTCAGGAAAGATAGTAGTATAAAGCTTTAAAATAGCTTGTGTTACATGAAATATCGAATTTCTTACGAGTCACAAATAAATGCACATTGAACAATAAGAAAatgtttattaaatttaaaaaaacaatATTTCATAGTTTACCggctaaaattaaataaatcatttatcTATACgttctataataataaattaaacaaatGCTTTTTGAAAATGTTGTGGTAGATTTTATATAAGTAGTAGTGTCAAATGATTAGAGAAAcatattatcgtatttttaagttGGATAGCATTTAATATCGCGGAGATGCTTCCGGGACTAAATGTAGAACCACAGACGAGGTATCTCATTTGTGGTAGTATGCATCGCGAAGGTTGTAAAATTTACTTTTACGATTTCTCATAAAATAGTTTCTTTATTAGATAAGAGAAATCAGCGTTAAGTATGTTATGACGACTACCGCATTTTTTATAGGAAGTTAGATTATGGTTTTGCAACAGAATGAATAATTAGGTCAAGATTATTTGATAATTAGAATAATTTATTGATGAATCTGAAATAATCTTCCAGATCCGTGGACGGATTATAAATGTTTTAAGGCACTTCGTTTACATTATACATCTAACTTTGAATATTAGTACCTTGaatatttaacaaatttttaCAAACTTAATCTAAAGTTTGAATATTACTACCATTTTTTAAGTTTCACATAAGTGTATAATTATACATCAACATTTTGCATTTGCATTTTCAGTGACAAATCTTCACAATAATCGTCTTAGTCATATTCTagaaaacaatatttatttacagtATGATCTTTTGTGAAATACTAAGATActgatattattattgttagtaCCTTACATGAATGTTTGATCATGTTGCTCATGGATCATTGTTGCTCTCCGAGATTGAACCATACCACCTTGCCTATTATATAATTCTCGCACCAAGTTGTCTTTTTCTTGTTCGAGAATTGCTATTCGCTGGCTTTTCTTATTAACTTCCTGTTTCACATTGTTTTGCAAATTAATGTTTATTTGGTTGTTAATGTTTTAGTGATGTTTCAGTTAGAAAATTCATTTTTGAACTCACTTCTGTTAGTCTATGATTTTGTTGTTTGAGCCCAGAAAGCATGTCTTGCTGAAGTTGTGTAGACGTTGGAGTACTAAGAAAAGCAAGATTCATATGAAGGGGAAGACCCCCACGTTCCCAGCTAGTAATTAATGCAGCCAAGTGTTTATTAACTTCTAACACCCGGGCACGTTGCAATTCTAAACGTTCTTGTTGTGCTTCTGTCCACTGCTCCTGAAAAGGAAGTACATTATTTGTCCAATGTATGTAAAGTAATGTTATGAAATATTAACAAAACTTTTAATACCACATGAGATCCCATGCGTCCAAGATGTTTGATCTTTTCTTGAGTGGCagagatttgcttcaaataccatTCTCTAGCTTTATCAactgcagctaaaccttgaagcAATACATCTTTTTCTTGCTCGATTTGTTTCATTCTCTTCATCTAAAAACATAAGCAAAATTAAATAGTCTTTTACAATAAAGACTATAACACAGGTTTCCCAACTATCCAATCTAGAAAAATGTTGCATAGCATTGTgttcattagaagctaacttaaAATGAACTATACGGTTGTACAGcatgttaatatttattaaatatcatGCATACCCAAAACCAATCACCAATCGTTAGTTGGGAATCCTAGAGGAGAACATCTTTACCATATTATAATCAATACCATTCTGCAACGTATGACGTCTAGGTTCTCTACGTCGATTTAGTGACTTTTTAAGTTGAAGGCCAACTTGATTATTTTGTAATTCAACTGCTTTACCATCTCCTAACACACGAGTTGGTCTCAATAATGTTCTTGTATCTGGTTTGTAGTTTACTGTTGGCAATTGTCGTTTCTCTATAGCTTTATCATCATTCATTAACAAACCCATTTGCCAGTTTTGTAATACTGTTCGAATTTCAGACTTGTCGAAATTTCTATCAGTATTAACAGCTCTAACTTCTAATGCAGCACCTGTTCTGGGAGGTTTTGGGGGTCCATATGCTTTATTTAGTTTTGATTCAGTTCCGCTTCTAGCATCCATTAACTCCAATTGTGTATTGACATCCTTACGACCTGCTAATAACTGAGGCATACTTAAAGTTCGTTGTTGAGATATGGCATTATTTGGTCTAATAGTTGCTGTGTTCGGAGATGTACATgttgttttattttgattaTCTGGAATAAGAATTGGAGCAGACGGTGGCCTATTTGGTTGGCCACTGTGTTTTTTGGGATCAGAGTCTACTTGAATTTGCAATAAGCAAATTTTTAGTCCAGTGCAAAACCTTTCAAAAGATAACAAACCATTCGGAGGGGTAACTTTCTTAAGACTATCTAAAACACCTTTTGGAAGACCCTGTGTTCCATCGTCTTGCCATCTATCTTCGATATCAGAAAATTTGACAAACCCTGTATTTTGATCATCCATTATATCAAAAAGTGTACGCATGGCAGCGACAAAATGTTTTGGCAGCCCATCAGCGGCCGACGTTAGTATTTGCGCCATGTTTATATACAAGTGTACTTAAAATATGGTTATAAAAATTCCATACATATActgtaattgtttaaatattttatatttatgcatTATCTTGCTGATACTGGAAGATATTCCATTATGATTCATATAATTCGGATGACCAACTAGTTATTGTATCATAATCGGTCATCGTTAATCAATCATTATTTTATCAACCTGACAGGTCTTCTTCCCAGTGCACATTTCTTGATgtattaaaaattcaattattatcGTCAAGTTTTACTATATTTAACACTTCTTGAATACATTCTTTTGTTAACTTTTGATTTGGTAAGTCagtcttctttttcaaataaccTCTGTAAGCCTTCAATCTTATCCAAGTAAATGTAAGCACAACAAATGTAACTAGTacaatgaagtaatgaacatgaaggtacatacatacatacaccaATGGTGTGTGTCGAAATACAAATGGTATGTATGCATATATATGtacaaaacgaatgatgtaTTGCAACGCCATCTGTTCAAACGATTAAACTACGTTTGCTCCATCATCAGTCCACTATTGGTTAGTTAGAAACAGCAGAGTTTACATTTCGGTTATGTTTCTGAGGTGAGCTTTAAAATAAAGACAAGAAGAATTACAAGAAATTTTAAGAGTTTCGAAAATATTATAAATCAGTTTCTTATATCGATCATAAATGGTGACATTCGTTAAATTCAGATATCATATTTTGTGCCTTTTAAGGTTAAaaagttaattattttatatacttaTTTAGATAACCTGTGGAATAAAGTGAATAATGAATAACAGATAACGTTAGTGGACAACAAACGAACATATTTATCAGCTGCTGATCCAAATTTTAAACACACTCTTCTATAactaagtatatatatatatacaaaaaacatgagtttcgcatttgaTGCTTCTAAATCGCAAGTAGCCACCACAACAACTGCTAATGCCCCAACTACAAGTAAAGACCAAGAAAATTCTAATAGCAACATATATAATAGAGGAAtggtttattatatttatatatttttcaggtTTTACATTTGGTTCTTTAGGTGCCGGAGATGCTGGAAAACCGATAGGTTTTTCATTGACACAAACTCCTGCACAAAATAAACCTGGGGCTGCACCCGTGTTTGGTACTGGAGCAAGCGCTACTCCTGCTCAGGGTACTGGATTTAGTTTTGGTACACCTGCAGCAGCTCCTACAGTTGCTCCTATTAATACATCAGTACCACAAACACCTATATTAGCATTTGGTACAGGTACAGTTGCAAGTACTGGCATAACTCCTACTGCAACTAGTACTGCATCACCTAAGCTTTTTTGTGGGCCAACAACAATTGGAAGTACTCCAAGTTTCACTTTAGGAGGCACTACTACTGTTACTACAACCGCAACACCTGTAtctggttttggagctaaaccacttACAGGTGGATTATCATTGAGTGGTGGTCAACCTACTTCATCTGTTCCAACAACTGGTCTAACATTTGGTACACCAAATACAAAAGCAACAGGCACTGGTTTTGCTGTTGGTACAACTGCAGCAGGTATCAAACTTAggctatataatatttacaatttgaAAATTTAGAAAtcctataatttctataaattctgaaattttataatttcaacagGTTTTCCTACAAACGTAAAAACTGGTTCTACTGCCACAGGATTCACTTTTGGCACAGGAACAACTGCAGTAAGCACAACTGGATTTGCTTTAAATAAAACTTCTGCTGCTCCAAGTCTTACAACCCCCAGTACTCAGCTATCATTAGGCACAACAACCACgtaaataaatcatttcttagattAAATATGTACACTCTTGTTtgcatattaataaatataatattacagtgTCACTTCATCTGCAAATGCAAACCATCCTGCTTCTATAAATTCATTTGAGGAATCTATCAACAAATGGACTTTAGAATTAGAAGAACAAGAGAAGGTATTCGTTAATCAAGCTGCACAAGTTAATGCTTGGGACAAATTGCTAATAACTAATGGAGAAAAAATAGTAGCACTTAATGAAGAAGTTGAACGAGTAAAAATTGAACAGCAACAATTAGAACAAGAATTGGATTATGTTGTAAGTTTCTATCGATCATATATGAAGTGGGATATATTGAAAATTTTGACACATGTATCGATTATGTACAGGTTGGTCAACAAAAGGAGTTGCAAGACTGTTTAGTGCCACTAGAAAAAGAATTAGCATCACTTTCGGTTTCGGATCCAGAAAGAGAGTACACGTATCGTTTAGCGGAAGATCTCGATACTCAACTAAAACGAATGTCAGAAGATTTGAAAGAAATTATCGAACATTTAAATCAAGCTAATCGTACCCAAGATTCTAGCGATCCGATTGTCCAGATTGGTAAAATACTCAACGCGCACACGAATAGTTTGCAGTGGTTAGATCAACAGACATCCCTGCTTAACCATAAAATACAACAGATTGATCAGATGCATCAAAACTTCAGACAAGAAAATGAACGAAATTTTAATTTAGCATATAATTAATTTGAATTGCCACATATTTGTTTAATATGAAGTTTGTACACATCTTTGCGAAAACACAGTTTATGCCAGTTATTTCTAAGTATTACGAAAAAGTAAATAAAACACGGGAAGGCAgtccatttaaaaaaataacataTTTACATTGTATCTGGACATCATTACAAACATTCATAAGTTGTAAAATGATGACTCAGGTAGTCATCGAAGGAATGAAATaatgtatttttaaataatctGATAAATGTAGATACAAGTTCACAATTCTATCTTCAAGTATATTACATTTGACACCGTCAGGATGTACGACATCCCAGGCCAAAAACATAAAAAACTTTTTAACATCAATAGTTGCAGATATTTTGTCATCATGACTTTTTTGACTGCAACTCCACACCTGGAGATTCTGGAAATGAGTAGAAACTGTCGCGCTGTCCGTGTCAACTTTTAACACAAACATACCAGACTTGTCGGCACTTATTGTTAATCGTGGACTCATGTTTTTCATTCTCTCTACAATACTCCTTACATGTCTAAGTTGTGGCATATCAACCGATATCTAAAAGTTATAAAGATGCAAATTATTCAGCAATCGAACAtagaaaatatgtaaatatttacATCAAATTCCGGTATATTTGGTGCTTGGTGCTCCTGCCATTCTCGACGCGGAATAACTCTCACTGGAACATCGTGTAAACATTGTCTTGATTCAATACTTAACGATGGAAGTTCGATTTCCAGTGAGAGGCAAGGTTgacgtttatttgttagtttaaTTTTTACACTCTTTGCAGTCATTCGTAAAGAACTCAGCGATCTGGCCAGCATAGTTGCatcaaattctaaataaatttcgTTTTGTTCCTCGGTGACACCGTTCATAAGATACTCGGTAAAAAAATGATCTTGACTTAATTCTGCCCAAACCATTGATACACGATCGTCACTGACGCTAAAGCATAACTCATTCGGTGTTAATCTTAATATACATTGTTTTGTTAACCGGGAAAGAACATTAACAATATCTAAAAcagaaataatttgttt belongs to Megalopta genalis isolate 19385.01 chromosome 1, iyMegGena1_principal, whole genome shotgun sequence and includes:
- the LOC117228790 gene encoding suppressor APC domain-containing protein 2 isoform X1; this translates as MAQILTSAADGLPKHFVAAMRTLFDIMDDQNTGFVKFSDIEDRWQDDGTQGLPKGVLDSLKKVTPPNGLLSFERFCTGLKICLLQIQVDSDPKKHSGQPNRPPSAPILIPDNQNKTTCTSPNTATIRPNNAISQQRTLSMPQLLAGRKDVNTQLELMDARSGTESKLNKAYGPPKPPRTGAALEVRAVNTDRNFDKSEIRTVLQNWQMGLLMNDDKAIEKRQLPTVNYKPDTRTLLRPTRVLGDGKAVELQNNQVGLQLKKSLNRRREPRRHTLQNGIDYNMMKRMKQIEQEKDVLLQGLAAVDKAREWYLKQISATQEKIKHLGRMGSHVEQWTEAQQERLELQRARVLEVNKHLAALITSWERGGLPLHMNLAFLSTPTSTQLQQDMLSGLKQQNHRLTEEVNKKSQRIAILEQEKDNLVRELYNRQGGMVQSRRATMIHEQHDQTFII
- the LOC117228790 gene encoding suppressor APC domain-containing protein 2 isoform X2; amino-acid sequence: MAQILTSAADGLPKHFVAAMRTLFDIMDDQNTGFVKFSDIEDRWQDDGTQGLPKGVLDSLKKVTPPNGLLSFERFCTGLKICLLQIQVDSDPKKHSGQPNRPPSAPILIPDNQNKTTCTSPNTATIRPNNAISQQRTLSMPQLLAGRKDVNTQLELMDARSGTESKLNKAYGPPKPPRTGAALEVRAVNTDRNFDKSEIRTVLQNWQMGLLMNDDKAIEKRQLPTVNYKPDTRTLLRPTRVLGDGKAVELQNNQVGLQLKKSLNRRREPRRHTLQNGIDYNMMKRMKQIEQEKDVLLQGLAAVDKAREWYLKQISATQEKIKHLGRMGSHVEQWTEAQQERLELQRARVLEVNKHLAALITSWERGGLPLHMNLAFLSTPTSTQLQQDMLSGLKQQNHRLTEEVNKKSQRIAILEQEKDNLVRELYNRQGGMVQSRRATMIHEQHDQTFM
- the LOC117228790 gene encoding suppressor APC domain-containing protein 2 isoform X3; this translates as MAQILTSAADGLPKHFVAAMRTLFDIMDDQNTGFVKFSDIEDRWQDDGTQGLPKGVLDSLKKVTPPNGLLSFERFCTGLKICLLQIQVDSDPKKHSGQPNRPPSAPILIPDNQNKTTCTSPNTATIRPNNAISQQRTLSMPQLLAGRKDVNTQLELMDARSGTESKLNKAYGPPKPPRTGAALEVRAVNTDRNFDKSEIRTVLQNWQMGLLMNDDKAIEKRQLPTVNYKPDTRTLLRPTRVLGDGKAVELQNNQVGLQLKKSLNRRREPRRHTLQNGIDYNMMKRMKQIEQEKDVLLQGLAAVDKAREWYLKQISATQEKIKHLGRMGSHVEQWTEAQQERLELQRARVLEVNKHLAALITSWERGGLPLHMNLAFLSTPTSTQLQQDMLSGLKQQNHRLTEEVNKKSQRIAILEQEKDNLVRELYNRQGGMVQSRRATMIHEQHDQTFI
- the Nup62 gene encoding nucleoporin 62, whose translation is MSFAFDASKSQVATTTTANAPTTSFTFGSLGAGDAGKPIGFSLTQTPAQNKPGAAPVFGTGASATPAQGTGFSFGTPAAAPTVAPINTSVPQTPILAFGTGTVASTGITPTATSTASPKLFCGPTTIGSTPSFTLGGTTTVTTTATPVSGFGAKPLTGGLSLSGGQPTSSVPTTGLTFGTPNTKATGTGFAVGTTAAGFPTNVKTGSTATGFTFGTGTTAVSTTGFALNKTSAAPSLTTPSTQLSLGTTTTVTSSANANHPASINSFEESINKWTLELEEQEKVFVNQAAQVNAWDKLLITNGEKIVALNEEVERVKIEQQQLEQELDYVVGQQKELQDCLVPLEKELASLSVSDPEREYTYRLAEDLDTQLKRMSEDLKEIIEHLNQANRTQDSSDPIVQIGKILNAHTNSLQWLDQQTSLLNHKIQQIDQMHQNFRQENERNFNLAYN
- the Hus1-like gene encoding hus1-like checkpoint clamp component; protein product: MKFRCRMVDAIAMRDFTNIVNVLSRLTKQCILRLTPNELCFSVSDDRVSMVWAELSQDHFFTEYLMNGVTEEQNEIYLEFDATMLARSLSSLRMTAKSVKIKLTNKRQPCLSLEIELPSLSIESRQCLHDVPVRVIPRREWQEHQAPNIPEFDISVDMPQLRHVRSIVERMKNMSPRLTISADKSGMFVLKVDTDSATVSTHFQNLQVWSCSQKSHDDKISATIDVKKFFMFLAWDVVHPDGVKCNILEDRIVNLYLHLSDYLKIHYFIPSMTT